A single window of Luteipulveratus halotolerans DNA harbors:
- a CDS encoding SMP-30/gluconolactonase/LRE family protein, producing MKLAQLGEHIESIIVDRHGRMFMTGYFSGKVYRMDTPQSQPVAITGGINATGGIVVRPDGKLLVGTGNDLLTSATGDLFPHSEVKLVDPDTGAVSVYADGLGGIDGIALAQDGTVYTTTVGGQNIGRVSPDGTVDHDWAKVPIPNGIAVAPDQKSVYVIQSGPAPSLFRIPVDAPQTPQRWVSAGLLDALAVPDGLTLDSAGRPLVTTWTAGQIWRVEGGQFCSIQDGMPLTTQVTYGHGTQGFSAGRRFRAGVNGAIYEVPAGYDAGGR from the coding sequence GTGAAGCTCGCCCAGCTCGGCGAGCACATCGAGTCGATCATCGTCGACCGTCACGGGCGGATGTTCATGACCGGCTACTTCAGCGGCAAGGTCTACCGGATGGACACGCCGCAGTCGCAGCCCGTGGCGATCACGGGCGGCATCAACGCCACGGGCGGCATCGTCGTACGCCCCGACGGCAAGCTGCTGGTCGGCACCGGCAACGACCTGCTGACCTCGGCCACCGGCGACCTGTTCCCGCACTCGGAGGTCAAGCTCGTCGACCCTGACACCGGAGCAGTCTCGGTCTACGCCGACGGGCTGGGCGGCATCGACGGCATCGCGCTCGCGCAGGACGGCACCGTCTACACGACGACGGTCGGCGGGCAGAACATCGGGCGCGTCAGCCCGGACGGCACGGTCGACCACGACTGGGCGAAGGTCCCGATCCCCAACGGCATCGCCGTCGCGCCCGACCAGAAGTCGGTCTACGTCATCCAGTCCGGCCCTGCGCCCTCACTGTTCCGCATCCCCGTCGATGCGCCTCAGACGCCGCAGCGCTGGGTCTCGGCGGGCCTGCTCGACGCGCTCGCCGTGCCGGACGGCCTGACGCTCGACAGCGCGGGCCGACCGCTGGTGACGACCTGGACCGCGGGGCAGATCTGGCGGGTCGAGGGCGGGCAGTTCTGCTCGATCCAGGACGGCATGCCGCTGACCACGCAGGTGACGTATGGCCATGGCACACAAGGCTTCTCGGCCGGCCGGAGGTTCCGGGCCGGTGTCAACGGCGCGATCTACGAGGTGCCCGCCGGCTACGACGCCGGCGGTCGCTGA
- a CDS encoding 2-oxoacid:ferredoxin oxidoreductase subunit beta — MTTDLGMPGLHGVPTTDEQQTRKDFTSDQEVRWCPGCGDYAILAAVQGFLPDLGLRRENIVFVSGIGCSSRFPYYLDTYGMHSIHGRAPAIATGLATSRRDLSVWVVTGDGDALSIGGNHLIHAMRRNVNMTILLFNNKIYGLTKGQYSPTSDIGSVTKSTPLGSVDQPFNPVSLALGAEASFVARTMDTDRKHLTAVLRAAAQHRGTALVEIYQNCPIFNDGAFQLLKDRDEQTARILHLVDDEPVRAGEGDGARVVVRDDQGRLRVVPEADADPAHVVRHRVSDPDPSQAFALSRLDDPTFAQVPMGIFRDVVRPTYDDGVRAQVDAAVEQAGGPAGDRDLQTLLEGKDTWTVG; from the coding sequence ATGACCACCGACCTCGGCATGCCCGGGCTGCACGGCGTCCCCACCACGGACGAGCAGCAGACCCGCAAGGACTTCACCTCCGACCAGGAGGTCCGCTGGTGCCCCGGCTGCGGCGACTACGCGATCCTCGCCGCCGTCCAGGGCTTCCTGCCCGACCTCGGGCTGCGCCGCGAGAACATCGTGTTCGTCTCGGGCATCGGCTGCTCCAGCCGTTTCCCGTACTACCTCGACACCTACGGCATGCACTCGATCCACGGTCGCGCGCCGGCGATCGCGACAGGCCTCGCGACTTCACGGCGCGACCTGTCGGTCTGGGTCGTGACGGGCGACGGCGACGCGCTCTCGATCGGCGGCAACCACCTCATCCACGCGATGCGCCGCAACGTCAACATGACGATCCTGCTGTTCAACAACAAGATCTACGGGCTCACCAAGGGGCAGTACTCCCCCACGTCCGACATCGGCTCGGTCACCAAGTCGACCCCACTCGGCTCGGTCGACCAGCCGTTCAACCCGGTGTCGCTCGCGCTCGGCGCCGAGGCGTCGTTCGTCGCGCGCACCATGGACACCGACCGCAAGCACCTCACCGCCGTGCTCCGGGCGGCGGCGCAGCACCGCGGCACCGCCCTGGTCGAGATCTACCAGAACTGCCCGATCTTCAACGACGGCGCGTTCCAGCTGCTCAAGGACCGCGACGAGCAGACCGCGCGCATCCTGCACCTGGTCGACGATGAGCCGGTCCGGGCGGGCGAGGGCGACGGCGCTCGCGTGGTCGTCCGCGACGACCAGGGGCGACTCCGCGTCGTCCCCGAGGCCGACGCCGACCCGGCCCACGTCGTACGCCATCGGGTCAGTGATCCCGACCCGAGCCAGGCGTTCGCGCTGAGCAGGCTCGACGACCCGACGTTCGCGCAGGTGCCGATGGGTATCTTCCGCGACGTCGTCCGACCGACGTACGACGACGGTGTGCGTGCCCAGGTCGACGCTGCCGTCGAGCAGGCGGGCGGTCCTGCCGGCGACCGTGACCTGCAGACCCTCCTCGAGGGCAAGGACACCTGGACCGTCGGCTGA
- a CDS encoding 2-oxoacid:acceptor oxidoreductase subunit alpha, whose translation MSSTSTQRLGRVVIRFAGDSGDGMQLTGDRFTAETASLGNDLSTLPNFPAEIRAPQGTLPGVSSFQVQFADHDVLTPGDAPDVLVAMNPAALRANLGDLPRGATVIVNTDEFTQRNLAKVGYTADPLDDGSLDSWQVHGVPLTSITVEALDGFDLTRKDKERAKNMFALGLLSWMYTRPTEGTETYLKTKFGNRPEILAANLAALHAGHAYGETTEAFAVSYTVAPAPMPSGTYRNITGNLALAYGFVAASHRSGLPLVLGSYPITPASDVLHTLSTLKRFGVTTIQAEDEIAGVGAALGAAYGGALGLTTTSGPGLALKSETIGLAVSLELPLVVVDVQRGGPSTGLPTKTEQADLLQAMFGRNGESPVAVVAPCSPTDCFDTAMEAVRIATTYRTPVIVLSDGYLANGSEPWRIPRVSDLPDLTVEFATEPNAVDDQGSPTFHPYLHDEQTVARPWAVPGTPGLEHRVGGIEKADVTGNISYDPGNHDHMVRLRQRKIDVIADSIPPLEVDDPSGDARVLVLGWGSTYGPIKAAVRLVRGTGATVAQAHLRHLNPFPADLGDVLHRYDRVVVPEMNLGQLALLLRAKYLVDVRSHTAVRGLPFSTTELADVIADAAGRGGEPLRASRLETKDLS comes from the coding sequence ATGAGTTCCACGTCCACACAACGGCTCGGTCGCGTGGTCATCCGGTTCGCGGGTGACTCGGGCGACGGCATGCAGCTGACCGGTGACCGGTTCACCGCCGAGACCGCGAGCCTCGGCAACGACCTGTCGACACTGCCCAACTTCCCGGCCGAGATCCGCGCACCGCAGGGCACGCTGCCCGGCGTCAGCAGCTTCCAGGTGCAGTTCGCCGACCACGACGTGCTCACACCGGGCGATGCCCCCGACGTGCTCGTCGCGATGAACCCTGCTGCCCTGCGCGCCAACCTCGGCGACCTGCCCCGCGGCGCGACGGTCATCGTCAACACCGACGAGTTCACCCAGCGCAACCTCGCCAAGGTCGGCTACACCGCCGACCCGCTCGACGACGGCAGCCTCGACTCCTGGCAGGTCCACGGCGTCCCACTCACCTCGATCACGGTCGAGGCGCTCGACGGCTTCGACCTGACCCGCAAGGACAAGGAGCGCGCCAAGAACATGTTCGCGCTCGGTCTCCTGTCGTGGATGTACACGCGGCCCACCGAAGGCACCGAGACGTACCTCAAGACCAAGTTCGGCAACCGGCCCGAGATCCTCGCGGCCAACCTCGCCGCCCTGCACGCCGGCCACGCCTACGGCGAGACGACCGAGGCGTTCGCGGTGTCCTACACGGTCGCACCGGCCCCGATGCCGAGCGGCACCTACCGCAACATCACGGGCAACCTGGCGCTCGCGTACGGCTTCGTCGCCGCCTCCCACCGCAGCGGGCTCCCGCTCGTGCTCGGCAGCTATCCGATCACGCCGGCGTCCGACGTCCTGCACACGTTGTCGACGCTCAAACGGTTCGGCGTGACGACGATCCAGGCCGAGGACGAGATCGCCGGTGTCGGAGCGGCCCTCGGCGCGGCGTACGGCGGTGCGCTGGGTCTGACGACGACCTCCGGTCCGGGGCTCGCGCTGAAGTCGGAGACGATCGGCCTCGCCGTCTCGCTCGAGCTGCCGCTCGTCGTGGTCGACGTCCAGCGCGGCGGCCCCTCCACCGGGCTGCCCACCAAGACCGAGCAGGCCGACCTCCTGCAGGCGATGTTCGGACGCAACGGCGAGTCGCCCGTCGCCGTCGTCGCACCCTGCAGCCCGACCGACTGCTTCGACACCGCCATGGAGGCCGTGCGTATCGCGACGACCTACCGCACCCCGGTGATCGTCCTGTCCGACGGCTATCTCGCCAACGGGTCCGAGCCGTGGCGCATCCCCCGGGTGAGCGACCTCCCCGACCTCACCGTCGAGTTCGCCACCGAGCCGAATGCCGTTGACGATCAAGGCAGTCCGACGTTCCATCCCTACCTCCACGACGAGCAGACCGTCGCGCGCCCGTGGGCCGTCCCGGGCACGCCCGGGCTCGAGCACCGCGTCGGCGGCATCGAGAAGGCCGACGTCACCGGCAACATCAGCTACGACCCCGGCAACCACGACCACATGGTCCGACTGCGTCAGCGCAAGATCGACGTCATCGCCGACAGCATCCCGCCCCTCGAGGTCGACGACCCGTCCGGCGACGCACGCGTGCTGGTCCTGGGCTGGGGCTCGACGTACGGCCCGATCAAGGCGGCGGTCCGGCTCGTGCGCGGCACCGGCGCCACCGTCGCGCAGGCGCACCTGCGTCACCTCAACCCGTTCCCCGCCGACCTCGGCGACGTGCTGCACCGCTACGACCGGGTCGTGGTCCCCGAGATGAACCTCGGACAGCTCGCGCTGCTGCTGCGCGCGAAGTACCTCGTCGACGTCCGCAGCCACACCGCCGTGCGGGGGCTGCCGTTCAGCACCACCGAGCTCGCCGACGTGATCGCCGACGCCGCCGGGCGAGGAGGCGAGCCCCTCAGGGCGAGCCGTCTCGAGACCAAGGACCTCTCATGA